From the Acidimicrobiales bacterium genome, one window contains:
- a CDS encoding muconolactone Delta-isomerase family protein translates to MEFLVEFEIDIPEGAPSGEVTEREDTEAAAAAKLADEGHLLRVWNQTAPTGEPTVLGLYRADSRLELDGLLAGLPLADWMTTKVTPLAAHPNDPEIARSAPEPERNRPGLQLPAPQLTFIYRLEAALGEPSELGETGGGRRRIVPLTGGTFSGPELSGTLVAGASADWQTVTADGTAIADLRYTLQTDRGEILYVQSQGVRHGSADVLARLGRGEPVDPSEYTFRTSTRIETAVTELNWLNKGVFVSVGGRQPAGVIYETYLVG, encoded by the coding sequence ATGGAGTTCCTGGTCGAATTCGAGATCGACATACCGGAGGGGGCGCCATCCGGGGAGGTCACAGAACGCGAAGACACCGAAGCCGCCGCGGCGGCCAAGCTCGCTGACGAAGGGCATCTGTTGCGCGTCTGGAACCAAACAGCGCCGACTGGCGAGCCAACCGTGTTAGGCCTGTACCGAGCCGACAGTCGACTCGAGTTGGACGGTCTGCTCGCCGGGCTCCCTCTGGCCGATTGGATGACCACCAAGGTCACGCCGCTGGCAGCCCATCCCAACGACCCCGAGATCGCCCGATCGGCGCCCGAGCCGGAGCGGAACCGGCCTGGCCTTCAGTTGCCAGCGCCGCAGCTGACGTTCATTTACCGCCTAGAAGCGGCTCTCGGCGAACCGTCGGAGCTGGGAGAAACGGGCGGCGGGCGTCGCCGCATCGTGCCTCTGACCGGCGGGACCTTCAGCGGTCCCGAGCTGTCCGGCACCCTGGTGGCCGGGGCCAGCGCCGACTGGCAGACCGTCACCGCCGACGGAACCGCCATCGCCGACCTGCGCTACACCCTTCAGACCGACCGTGGCGAAATCCTGTACGTCCAATCCCAGGGGGTCCGTCACGGCAGCGCCGACGTCCTTGCCCGTCTCGGTCGAGGTGAACCAGTCGACCCGAGCGAGTACACGTTCCGAACCTCCACCCGCATCGAAACCGCGGTAACGGAACTGAACTGGCTGAACAAAGGCGTCTTCGTCAGCGTCGGAGGCCGCCAGCCCGCAGGGGTGATTTACGAGACCTACCTGGTCGGGTAA